The proteins below are encoded in one region of Streptomyces cyanogenus:
- the htpG gene encoding molecular chaperone HtpG: MPTETFEFQVEARQLLQLMIHSVYSNKDVFLRELVSNASDALDKLRLEKLWDDSLDADVSDLHIDIDIDKDARTLTVRDNGIGMSYDEVGQLIGTIANSGTAKFLQELREAKDKAGEEGLIGQFGVGFYSGFMVADEMTLLTRRAGESQGTRWSSRGEGTYTLETVDDAPQGTSVTLHLKPADPENQLHDYTSPWKIKEIVKRYSDFITWPIRMVPEGPAAGSDEAPEPETLNSMKALWARPRDEVSDDEYHELYKHIGHDWRDPLETIRLQAEGTFEYQALLFLPEHAPHDLFTRDFKRGVQLYVKRVFIMDDCEALLPPYLRFVKGVVDAADLSLNVSREILQQDRHIEMMRRRLTKKVLSTVKEMMTKDKERYDTFWREFGTVLKEGLVTDAENRDAILAVASFASTHHETEPTTLKGYVERMKDGQEDIYYLTGESRQSIENSPHMEAFRERGIEVLLLTDAVDEVWADAVGEYEGKKLRSVAKGQIDLDAKDEDTSDAEREKQTEEYAGLLGWMKEQLDEDIKEVRLSSRLTVSPACVVSDAHDLTPALENMYRAMGQEVPRAKRILELNPDHQLVKGLNQAYKEREDRSELAETSELLHGLAVLAEGGQPKEPARFVKLMADRLERAL; the protein is encoded by the coding sequence ATGCCGACTGAGACCTTCGAGTTTCAGGTGGAGGCTCGTCAGCTGCTCCAGCTGATGATCCACTCGGTCTACTCGAACAAGGACGTCTTCCTTCGGGAGCTCGTGTCCAACGCCTCGGACGCGCTGGACAAGCTGCGTCTGGAGAAGCTGTGGGACGACTCGCTCGACGCCGACGTGTCCGACCTGCACATCGACATCGACATCGACAAGGACGCCCGTACGCTCACCGTGCGGGACAACGGCATCGGGATGTCGTACGACGAGGTCGGGCAGCTCATCGGCACGATCGCCAACTCGGGCACCGCGAAGTTCCTGCAGGAGTTGCGGGAGGCCAAGGACAAGGCCGGTGAGGAGGGGCTCATCGGCCAGTTCGGCGTCGGCTTCTACTCCGGCTTCATGGTGGCCGACGAGATGACCCTGCTGACCCGGCGCGCCGGCGAGAGCCAGGGCACCCGCTGGTCGTCGCGCGGTGAGGGCACGTACACCCTGGAGACGGTCGACGACGCGCCGCAGGGCACCTCGGTCACGCTCCACCTCAAGCCGGCCGACCCGGAGAACCAGCTCCACGACTACACCTCGCCGTGGAAGATCAAGGAGATCGTCAAGCGGTACTCGGACTTCATCACCTGGCCCATCCGGATGGTGCCCGAGGGCCCCGCCGCCGGGAGCGACGAGGCGCCCGAACCCGAGACCCTCAACTCCATGAAGGCGCTGTGGGCGCGGCCCCGCGACGAGGTGTCCGACGACGAGTACCACGAGCTGTACAAGCACATCGGCCACGACTGGCGCGACCCGCTGGAGACGATCCGCCTCCAGGCGGAGGGCACCTTCGAGTACCAGGCCCTGCTGTTCCTCCCCGAGCACGCACCCCACGACCTGTTCACGCGCGACTTCAAGCGCGGCGTGCAGCTCTACGTCAAGCGCGTGTTCATCATGGACGACTGCGAGGCGCTGCTGCCGCCCTACCTCCGCTTCGTCAAGGGCGTCGTCGACGCGGCGGACCTCTCGCTCAACGTGTCCCGCGAGATCCTCCAGCAGGACCGCCACATCGAGATGATGCGGCGCCGGCTGACGAAGAAGGTCCTGTCCACGGTCAAGGAGATGATGACCAAGGACAAGGAGCGGTACGACACGTTCTGGCGGGAGTTCGGCACGGTCCTGAAGGAGGGACTCGTCACCGACGCGGAGAACCGGGACGCCATCCTCGCCGTCGCGTCGTTCGCCAGCACCCACCACGAGACCGAACCCACCACGCTCAAGGGCTACGTGGAGCGGATGAAGGACGGTCAGGAGGACATCTACTACCTGACCGGCGAGTCCCGCCAGAGCATCGAGAACTCCCCGCACATGGAGGCGTTCCGGGAGCGGGGCATCGAGGTGCTGCTGCTCACCGACGCGGTGGACGAGGTGTGGGCGGACGCCGTCGGCGAGTACGAGGGCAAGAAGCTGCGGTCCGTCGCCAAGGGACAGATCGACCTCGACGCCAAGGACGAGGACACCTCCGACGCGGAGCGGGAGAAGCAGACCGAGGAGTACGCCGGGCTGCTCGGCTGGATGAAGGAGCAACTGGACGAGGACATCAAGGAGGTGCGCCTGTCCTCCCGGCTCACCGTCTCCCCGGCCTGCGTCGTCTCCGACGCGCACGACCTGACCCCGGCCCTGGAGAACATGTACCGCGCCATGGGCCAGGAGGTGCCCCGTGCCAAGCGGATCCTGGAACTCAACCCGGACCACCAGCTGGTGAAGGGCCTCAACCAGGCGTACAAGGAGCGCGAGGACCGCTCGGAACTGGCCGAGACCTCCGAACTCCTGCACGGCCTGGCGGTGCTCGCCGAGGGCGGCCAGCCGAAGGAACCGGCCCGCTTCGTCAAGCTGATGGCGGACCGCCTGGAACGCGCGCTGTAA
- a CDS encoding LysR family transcriptional regulator: MDFTDVSLTALRVFRAVAEQGTFTAAAASLGYTQSAVSRQIAALERAAGTELLERRRDGVRLTAAGRVVMRHATVVLDEIDATARELSGLPGQAGTVRLGWFPSAGAVLLPRALAALRRTDPGVRVVSREGSTPALVRALRAGSLDLALLASAPPFRPPDAESPPLVLQTLTERALCLAVPATHPLARGDFVDVADLRGQRWIASTSSGEERLMGVWPGLDERPEIAHTARDWLAKLHLVAAGCGLTTVPAALAATAPPGVRVLPVHGGPQEQRRLLLARLPHRPTEPVTRVAAALRAAALDLDVPVPSSPPR, encoded by the coding sequence ATGGACTTCACCGATGTGTCGCTGACCGCGCTGCGTGTCTTCCGCGCCGTGGCCGAGCAGGGGACGTTCACCGCGGCCGCCGCGTCGCTGGGCTACACCCAGTCGGCGGTCTCCCGCCAGATCGCCGCGCTCGAACGGGCCGCGGGCACGGAGCTGCTGGAACGGCGGCGCGACGGGGTACGGCTCACCGCGGCCGGCCGCGTCGTCATGCGCCACGCGACGGTCGTGCTCGACGAGATCGACGCCACGGCGCGGGAGCTGTCCGGGCTGCCCGGGCAGGCCGGTACCGTCCGGCTGGGGTGGTTCCCGAGTGCCGGCGCCGTCCTGCTGCCGCGCGCTCTGGCAGCGCTCCGCCGTACGGACCCCGGTGTGCGCGTCGTCAGCCGGGAGGGCAGCACCCCGGCGCTGGTGCGCGCCCTGCGGGCGGGCAGCCTCGACCTCGCCCTGCTCGCCTCGGCACCGCCCTTCCGGCCACCGGACGCCGAGTCGCCCCCGCTGGTGCTGCAGACGCTCACCGAACGTGCGCTGTGTCTGGCGGTGCCCGCCACCCACCCGCTGGCCCGCGGCGACTTCGTCGACGTCGCCGACCTGCGGGGGCAGCGCTGGATCGCGAGCACCTCCTCGGGCGAGGAGCGGCTGATGGGGGTCTGGCCGGGCCTGGACGAACGGCCCGAGATCGCCCACACCGCCCGCGACTGGCTCGCCAAGCTGCACCTCGTCGCCGCCGGGTGCGGGCTGACCACCGTGCCGGCCGCCCTCGCGGCCACCGCGCCGCCGGGGGTCCGCGTCCTGCCGGTCCACGGCGGGCCCCAGGAACAACGGCGCCTGCTCCTGGCCCGACTCCCCCATCGCCCGACGGAACCGGTCACCCGCGTGGCAGCCGCCCTCCGCGCCGCGGCACTCGACCTTGACGTGCCTGTTCCTTCATCCCCTCCTCGGTGA
- a CDS encoding SDR family NAD(P)-dependent oxidoreductase — translation MNTSRIALVTGANQGLGRALVEGLAARMSRDDLVLLTGRSRQRVTDAAREAARLPTTRARVEGRLLDVTDTDAVARLAEELRARHGGVDVVVSNAVARVLPGESQAERADEFIDVSNTATHAVLRSFGPVLRPGGRLIVVASSLGTLGHLDPRLHHLFDGASLNQVESVVESWRTAIHNRTAQEAGWPLWLNVPSKVAQVAAVRAVAAERRPRDLATGTLIAAVCPGMVDTATSRPWFTDYSGAQPPARAAGPVLDLILTEHVDPALYGELVRFGKVLPWHDGTPPVEQDRFLTP, via the coding sequence ATGAACACGTCCCGCATCGCCCTTGTCACCGGCGCCAACCAGGGCCTCGGCCGCGCCCTGGTCGAAGGCCTGGCGGCCCGCATGAGCCGCGACGACCTGGTCCTGCTCACCGGCCGCAGCCGGCAGCGGGTGACGGACGCGGCCCGCGAGGCCGCCCGACTGCCCACCACCCGCGCCCGGGTGGAGGGCCGGCTGCTGGACGTCACCGACACCGACGCCGTCGCCCGTCTCGCCGAGGAGCTCCGGGCCCGTCACGGAGGCGTCGACGTCGTCGTCTCCAACGCGGTCGCACGGGTCCTGCCCGGGGAGTCGCAGGCCGAGCGGGCCGACGAGTTCATCGACGTCTCCAACACCGCCACGCACGCCGTCCTGCGCTCCTTCGGCCCGGTCCTCCGCCCGGGCGGCCGGCTGATCGTCGTCGCCAGCAGCCTGGGCACCCTCGGCCACCTCGATCCCCGGCTGCACCACCTGTTCGACGGCGCGAGCCTGAACCAGGTCGAGTCCGTCGTCGAGTCCTGGCGGACCGCCATCCACAACCGGACCGCGCAGGAGGCGGGCTGGCCGCTGTGGCTCAACGTGCCCTCCAAGGTGGCGCAGGTAGCCGCCGTCCGTGCGGTCGCCGCCGAACGCCGCCCACGCGACCTGGCCACCGGCACGCTGATCGCGGCCGTCTGCCCGGGCATGGTCGACACCGCGACCTCACGCCCCTGGTTCACCGACTACAGCGGGGCCCAGCCACCGGCCCGCGCCGCCGGCCCCGTGCTCGACCTGATCCTCACCGAGCACGTCGATCCCGCGCTCTACGGTGAACTGGTCCGCTTCGGCAAGGTCCTGCCCTGGCACGACGGCACGCCTCCGGTGGAACAGGACCGTTTCCTCACTCCGTGA
- a CDS encoding class I SAM-dependent DNA methyltransferase: protein MDTDSWLADTRTSYDTVAASYADLMGDALAREPYLRAALALFADSVRATGGGPVADVGCGPGHVTAYLNELGVDAFGIDLSPAMTDLARRNHPGLRFEAGTMTDLDLPDASVAGLLAFWSLIHVPDADVPTVLGEFRRVLRPGGPLLLGFHVGDETRHKTQGYGGHPMNVHVHLRRPDQVSDRLRDAGFTVEAHLLVDLDTSAPGAVLFARRQP, encoded by the coding sequence ATGGACACCGACAGCTGGTTGGCCGACACCCGGACCTCCTACGACACGGTCGCGGCCAGCTATGCCGACCTGATGGGCGACGCGCTGGCCCGGGAACCGTACCTGCGAGCCGCCCTGGCGCTGTTCGCCGACTCGGTACGCGCCACCGGCGGCGGTCCGGTGGCGGACGTCGGCTGCGGCCCCGGGCACGTCACCGCGTACCTGAACGAACTGGGCGTGGACGCCTTCGGCATCGACCTTTCGCCCGCGATGACCGACCTGGCCCGGCGCAACCACCCCGGTCTGCGCTTCGAGGCGGGGACGATGACGGACCTCGACCTGCCCGACGCCTCGGTCGCGGGTCTGCTCGCTTTCTGGTCACTGATCCACGTCCCCGACGCGGACGTCCCCACGGTCCTCGGTGAGTTCCGGCGGGTGCTGCGTCCCGGTGGGCCCCTGCTGCTCGGCTTCCACGTCGGCGACGAGACGCGACACAAGACGCAGGGCTACGGCGGTCACCCCATGAACGTCCACGTCCACCTCCGCCGTCCCGACCAGGTGTCGGACCGGCTGCGGGATGCCGGGTTCACGGTCGAGGCCCATCTGCTGGTCGACCTGGACACGAGCGCTCCGGGAGCGGTCCTCTTCGCCCGCCGGCAGCCCTGA
- a CDS encoding S1 family peptidase encodes MRRRRLTHVALAALLALGGLSAAGTIPAAATGSTAGSAGTAPSAYRPASYGVVTAMQRDLGLTRQQAEARIADERAAAALAPKVRRTAGKAYAGSWFDSEKGRLTVALTPDAPADTRSAIRAAGAEVRTAAHSARRLDAVKARVDRLSAPTGVSGWHVDPVANTVVVDVVRKDRSDNDVRRFVSRAREAGPVTVRTVSAAPRTFAAGTVGGDPYYTGNVRCSIGFSVHGGFVTAGHCGRPGAGVSGWDGSYIGTFQGSSFPDNDYAWVSVGSGWWTVPVVLGWGTVPDQLVRGSAVAPVGSSVCRSGSTSHWHCGTVLATNETVNYSQGAVHQLTKTSACAEPGDSGGSFITGDQAQGVTSGGWGNCTSGGETWFQPVNEILGRYGLTLHTYTG; translated from the coding sequence ATGAGACGCAGACGACTTACGCATGTCGCGCTGGCCGCGCTCCTGGCCCTCGGCGGGCTGAGCGCAGCGGGAACCATCCCCGCGGCGGCGACCGGCTCCACGGCAGGATCCGCAGGAACCGCTCCGTCCGCCTACCGGCCCGCCTCCTACGGAGTCGTGACCGCCATGCAGCGCGATCTCGGCCTCACCCGGCAGCAGGCCGAGGCCCGGATCGCGGACGAGCGGGCCGCCGCGGCGCTCGCCCCGAAGGTGCGCCGGACGGCCGGTAAGGCCTACGCGGGCTCCTGGTTCGACTCCGAGAAGGGGCGCCTGACGGTGGCGCTCACCCCGGACGCCCCGGCGGACACGCGCAGCGCGATCAGGGCGGCCGGGGCGGAGGTCCGTACGGCCGCACACTCGGCCCGCCGGCTGGACGCCGTCAAGGCGCGCGTCGACCGGCTGTCCGCCCCGACGGGAGTGAGCGGCTGGCACGTCGATCCGGTGGCCAACACGGTCGTCGTCGACGTCGTCCGCAAGGACCGCTCCGACAACGATGTCCGGCGCTTCGTGTCCCGGGCACGCGAGGCGGGCCCCGTCACCGTGCGGACCGTCTCCGCCGCCCCGCGCACCTTCGCCGCGGGAACGGTCGGCGGCGACCCTTACTACACGGGCAACGTCCGCTGCTCCATAGGCTTCTCGGTCCACGGGGGCTTCGTGACCGCCGGTCACTGCGGTCGGCCCGGCGCCGGGGTCAGCGGTTGGGACGGCTCCTACATCGGCACCTTCCAGGGCTCGTCGTTCCCGGACAACGACTATGCCTGGGTGAGCGTGGGCAGCGGCTGGTGGACGGTCCCGGTGGTGCTGGGCTGGGGCACGGTGCCCGACCAGCTCGTGCGCGGCTCGGCCGTGGCACCCGTCGGCTCCTCCGTGTGCCGCTCGGGATCGACCTCGCACTGGCACTGCGGGACGGTGCTCGCGACGAACGAGACCGTCAACTACAGCCAGGGTGCGGTGCACCAGCTGACGAAGACCAGCGCCTGCGCCGAACCCGGGGACTCCGGGGGCTCCTTCATCACCGGGGACCAGGCACAGGGCGTCACCTCGGGCGGCTGGGGCAACTGCACCAGCGGCGGCGAGACCTGGTTCCAGCCGGTCAACGAGATCCTCGGCCGGTACGGCCTGACCCTGCACACGTACACCGGCTGA